The sequence below is a genomic window from Acidobacteriota bacterium.
CCTCTCGGAAGATGGGAGATGTGCTCTCTAGTCTCGGTGACGGTGTTACCCCAACCAAATGTGACCTCGCCCAAGTATCTAAACACAACGGAGATAGATGAAGAGAGTACTCATTTCCAAAACTTCTCTCCCCGAGTTGGCCTGCTGTTTATTCCAGGGGCGCCCGGCCAGGGGGGCTAAAAGGCGCCAGCAACCTGCTAGCTCGATCGCCGCGCCCGGTCGACAAAAGGGCGGCTGCCTGGGAATCCTGACCCCGAGCCCGACTCTCACCCTGCGAGAGGTAACAACTTCGCCGATCCGGCGCCGGAAGAGGTGTCCCAAAACTCGGGACCTCGGGCGCACCGATGCGGACGACGGACTCGCCCAGGCAAGGGGGAATGACCATGAACGAAAGCAAGGGAAGGCTGGGAGATCTACTGCTCGGCCTGCGCCAGTTGACCGAGCAACAAATCGACCAAGCCCTCGAGAGCCAGCGCGATGCCGGCGGTCGCCTCGGAACCTGCCTGCTGGAGGTGGACGCCATCGACGAAGCCGCCGTGCTGGCCGCCCTCTCACTGCAATCTCGGCGCCCTTTCGCCTCCGCCGGCGATCTGCAGCGCATCCCCACCGAGGTGATCGCGCGGATCCCCAGCGGCCTCGCCGTCCGCTGCTGCGCCATTCCCTTCGCCGACGACGGCCGCGAGCTCAGCGTCGCCATGCTCGACCCCGACGATCTGGCCGTCCAGGACGACCTCTCCTTCGCCAGCGGGCGCCGCATCGTGCCCCACGCCGCCCTCGAGCTGCGCCTGCGCGAAGCCATCGACCGCCATTACCACCAAGCCGCGCCGCAGCGCTACCGCCAGCTCTGGGACCATCTCCATCGCCGCCAGTTCCTGTGGGACGGCTCGCGTCCCGAGATCGAGGCGCCCCAAACGGCGCCCTGGTAGGCCAACGCCGCCCCGCGGGGTAATCCTGCTACCCTCCTCGGGCCTTCGCCCGGGAACGCCACCGCTTTCGACCGCGTAGCCGATGGCCGGTGAGAGCTCCGGGCGCGAGAAACCGGCCAGGAGGGAGTGATGGCGGAACCGGATCTGAAAGACGTTCGCCGACGCATCGAAGAGATCGACCGGCAGCTCGTCGGCCTCGCCGCGGAGCGGGTCCAGCTAGCGCGCCGGGTCGCCGAGATCAAGCGCGCCGCCGGGCGCGCGACGATCGACTTCGGGCAGGAAAAACGCGTCCTCGAGCGGGCCGCCGACAATGCCGGCGCCAGCGGTCTGAGCAGTGCCGTCGCCCAGGATCTGGTGAGCCGGCTGATCGAGGCCTCGGTGACCGTTCAGGAGGAGGAAAACCTCCGTCACGCCGCCATCGGAGCCGGCAAGAGCGCCGTCATCGTCGGTGGCGCCGGCCGCATGGGCCGCTGGATGGGCCGCTTCCTCGAGACCCAGGGCTACGACACCGCGGTGATCGATCCCGCCGCCTCGGCGCCCGAGAACCGGCGCGGCGAAGACACCCTGGGGACCGCCGATCTGGTGGTCTGTGCGGTGCCGCCGCGCGGTGCCGTCGACTGGTATCGACGCTGGACCGCGCAGCCACCGGCAGGGGTGGTGGTCGACATCGCGAGTATCAAGACTCCCCTCGTCGACGCCATCGAGGGACTGCGCCGCGCCGGCGGTCGAGTGGCCTCGATCCACCCCATGTTCGGCCCCTCACGGCTACTCTTGCGCGATGCCGACGTGGTGATCTGCGACACCGGCGACGAGGCCTCGACGGGCCTGGTCGAAGAGCTCTTCCGGGCCACCACCGCGCGGCGGATCCGCCTGCCCTTGGCCGAGCACGACCGCCTGATGGGCGACCTGCTGAGCCTCTCCCACGCCACCGCCATTGCCTTCGCCGTTTCGCTGCCGGAAAACGACCATCCGGTGCGCAGCACCACCTTCCAGGCGCTCGCCAAGCTCGCCGCCGAGGCGGTGCGCGAGAGCCCCGAGGTTTACTTCGAGATCCAGGCCGACAACCCGCACTCAATCTCCTCCCTGGGCAAGCTGGCGACCGCCATCGAGCGCCTGATGGCGAGCGTCGAAGGCCGCGACGCCGACGCCTTCGCCGATCTGATGGCGGAGGGGAAACGACGCACCGCCGCCGATATCTAGCCTCCAGGGTTGCACCCGAGGGGCCGCAGGCGTAGGCTCCGGCCTGGCTTCGACAGCGTTTCGCGGGGGTGTCCTAGCGGCCCGAGGGCCGCCAGGACTGAGATCAAACCCAGGAACCTGATCCGGTTGATACCGGCGGAGGGAAGGCGAAACGAAGCCGAGACCCGCCCATGCCCCATGGCCGCTGCCGTGGTCCTCCGCCCTCTGTCCGAGAGGAGCAAGAGCCATCGTGCGTCAAGAATGGATCGAGCGCCGCCGGGGCGACGCCACCCCGACTCAGCTCTACTACGCCCGTCGCGGCGTGATCACCGAGGAGATGGAGCACATTGCTCAGCGCGAGCGCTGCTCCCCCGAGCTGGTGCGCTCGGAGGTCGCCCGCGGCCGCGCCATCATCCCCGCCAACATCCACCATCCGGAGCTCGAACCGATGGTCATCGGGCGCAAGTTCGGCGTCAAGGTCAACGCCAACATCGGCAACTCGGCGACCAGCTCGTCGATCCCGGAGGAGATCGAGAAGCTTGAGTGGGCGATCCGCTGGGGCGCCGACACGGTGATGGATCTCTCCACCGGCAAGCAGATCCACGAGACCCGCGAAGCCAACCTGCGCCACTCCTCGGTGCCGATTGGAACGGTGCCGATCTATCAGGCCCTCGAGAAGGTCGGCGGGCGCCCCGAAGAGCTGACCTTCGACAGCTTCATGGAAACCCTCGAAGAGCAGGCTCGCCAGGGGGTGGACTAC
It includes:
- a CDS encoding prephenate dehydrogenase/arogenate dehydrogenase family protein — protein: MAEPDLKDVRRRIEEIDRQLVGLAAERVQLARRVAEIKRAAGRATIDFGQEKRVLERAADNAGASGLSSAVAQDLVSRLIEASVTVQEEENLRHAAIGAGKSAVIVGGAGRMGRWMGRFLETQGYDTAVIDPAASAPENRRGEDTLGTADLVVCAVPPRGAVDWYRRWTAQPPAGVVVDIASIKTPLVDAIEGLRRAGGRVASIHPMFGPSRLLLRDADVVICDTGDEASTGLVEELFRATTARRIRLPLAEHDRLMGDLLSLSHATAIAFAVSLPENDHPVRSTTFQALAKLAAEAVRESPEVYFEIQADNPHSISSLGKLATAIERLMASVEGRDADAFADLMAEGKRRTAADI